In a single window of the Zea mays cultivar B73 chromosome 5, Zm-B73-REFERENCE-NAM-5.0, whole genome shotgun sequence genome:
- the LOC103625929 gene encoding probable histone H2AXa, with product MSSTGGGGRGKAKPATKSVSRSSKAGLQFPVGRIARYLKAGKYAERVGAGAPVYLSAVLEYLAAEVLELAGNAARDNKKNRIVPRHIQLAVRNDEELSKLLGTVTIAAGGVMPNIHQTLLPKKAGQKGDIGSASQEF from the exons ATGAGTTCCACCGGAGGCGGCGGCCGCGGGAAGGCGAAGCCAGCGACCAAGTCGGTGTCGCGGTCCTCCAAGGCTGGGCTTCAGTTCCCCGTCGGTCGCATCGCGCGGTACCTCAAGGCCGGGAAGTATGCGGAGCGCGTCGGCGCCGGGGCCCCCGTGTACCTCTCCGCCGTTCTCGAGTATCTCGCCGCCGAG GTGCTGGAGCTGGCCGGGAACGCTGCTCGGGACAACAAGAAGAACCGTATCGTGCCGCGCCACATCCAGCTGGCGGTGCGGAACGACGAGGAGCTGAGCAAGCTGCTGGGCACTGTGACGATCGCGGCCGGCGGCGTGATGCCGAACATCCATCAGACCCTGCTGCCCAAGAAAGCTGGTCAGAAGGGGGACATCGGCTCTGCCTCCCAGGAGTTCTAA